A DNA window from Pyrus communis chromosome 3, drPyrComm1.1, whole genome shotgun sequence contains the following coding sequences:
- the LOC137728256 gene encoding disease resistance protein RUN1-like: protein MEEVDWDDLLEHRSGDVCKKRWNQMVRHIGQYAMKSFAEQVEILSKRYCADVLEAKEAFDGKPVMRDTVWFAVMNMASSSSATAAAISPRRKHDVFLSFRGEDTRDTFTSHLHAALLRKKLDTYIDYKLERGDEIRPALLDAIGKSKLSNVKDCMDKVLEWRDALEKAANLSGFDNSNKTGTGADFIEKVVQVILTKLNCKQSSIWGMGGIGKTTLAGAVFNRLASKFEASCFLANVREESEKQGPKNLQNILLREILNEKDLTIGTPSIGSKLVRERLSRTKVLIVLDDVNESEQLELLVGDDVRFGPKSRIIVTTRDRSLLNEMVGEDKIYEVKGLKHDEALQLFQMHAFKNKSPTKDYTEFSRKVIDYIKGVPLALKTLGALFHRCKTEEDWDEELRKLKKFPSEKIQNVLRLSYNGLEENEKECFLDIACFLKGMDVDSAKRMIHFRGFFANGIQVLVDKSLISISMTNCLEMHDL from the exons ATGGAAGAAGTTGATTGGGATGACCTGCTTGAGCATAGGTCAGGAGATGTATGTAAGAAGCGATGGAATCAAATGGTCAGACACATTGGTCAGTATGCCATGAAGTCGTTTGCAGAACAAGTTGAAATTTTGTCGAAACGTTATTGTGCTGATGTACTTGAAGCAAAGGAAGCCTTTGATGGTAAGCCA GTTATGAGAGATACAGTTTGGTTTGCGGTAATGAATATGGCGTCTTCATCTTCTGCTACTGCTGCTGCTATCTCACCTCGTAGAAAGCATGATGTGTTCCTTAGTTTCAGAGGTGAGGACACCCGCGACACTTTCACCAGCCACCTTCATGCTGCTTTACTTCGAAAGAAACTTGACACCTACATAGATTACAAACTGGAGAGAGGGGATGAAATCAGGCCTGCCCTTCTAGACGCTATTGGAAAATCAAAGCTTTCG AACGTCAAGGACTGCATGGACAAGGTGCTTGAGTGGAGGGATGCTTTGGAGAAAGCTGCCAACCTATCTGGCTTTGATAATTCAAACAAAACCGG GACAGGGGCCGATTTCATTGAGAAAGTTGTCCAAGTTATATTGACCAAATTGAATTGCAAACAGTCAA GTATATGGGGAATGGGAGGTATTGGCAAGACCACCCTTGCTGGTGCTGTATTTAACCGACTCGCTTCTAAATTCGAAGCTTCTTGCTTTCTCGCAAATGTTAGGGAGGAGTCAGAAAAACAAGGGCCAAAGAACTTGCAGAATATACTTCTTCGTGAGATATTAAACGAGAAAGATCTGACTATTGGCACTCCATCTATAGGATCTAAGCTTGTCCGCGAAAGGCTCAGCCGTACAAAGGTCctcattgttcttgatgatgtgaaTGAATCAGAACAATTAGAACTTCTAGTTGGAGATGATGTTCGGTTTGGTCCCAAAAGCAGAATCATTGTAACAACTAGAGATAGGAGCCTACTGAACGAAATGGTTGGTGAGGACAAAATTTATGAGGTCAAGGGATTAAAACATGACGAAGCCCTTCAGCTCTTTCAAATGCATGCTTTCAAGAATAAGTCTCCTACAAAAGATTATACAGAGTTTTCAAGAAAGGTGATAGATTATATTAAAGGCGTTCCATTGGCTCTTAAAACTTTGGGTGCTTTATTCCATCGCTGCAAAACAGAAGAAGACTGGGATGAAGAgttgagaaaattgaaaaagtttCCTAGCGAAAAAATACAGAATGTATTGAGACTTAGTTATAATGGAttagaagaaaatgagaaggaatgCTTCCTTGATATCGCATGCTTTCTTAAAGGGATGGATGTTGATTCTGCGAAAAGAATGATACATTTTCGAGGTTTCTTTGCAAACGGAATTCAAGTTCTCGTTGATAAGTCTCTAATATCAATTTCAATGACGAATTGCTTAGAGATGCATGATTTGTAA